A single window of Salvia splendens isolate huo1 chromosome 8, SspV2, whole genome shotgun sequence DNA harbors:
- the LOC121743366 gene encoding putative pumilio homolog 8, chloroplastic isoform X2: MVINATTQYHHGFAHASCVTQKMSAAEASKRKTAFASSNSPMSGFSLQPGLFSGDGRSPSDMGSLSPPQFDEFNVSGGGLCLDLKRGNEGSLADLHKSFSGMCIRDEYGAQSRNGSSRSLGGSDLFRNSFNVSAASGVGEMAHDQGMANLLASRYSSLSHSDMRLGWSDFGRQNGLANNGFPMGFVLPNAPPSLDSPLVGNGNSSPFYPPQSRKSLIESSDSFYSLSPRYSEDSLIRFNERNKVVPLRVRVPRGSVEPFGREDSLIIQGEGLNHAIARQGMKGFHHENGVWKAHERRSQLEDHLRTAESPKMHCPFNRPMKFSSLAEAQGYIYHIAKDQQGCRFLQRMFDDGNSLDVQIIFNEIIDHAVELMMNPFGNYLMQKLLEVCNEEQRMHILFRVTEEPGKLVRISLNTHGTRVVQKLVETLKTKQQISLVISALESGFLALIKDLNGNHVIQRCLQSFPAEDSKFIFVAAAKYCVDIATHQHGCCVLQRCISHSTGEHRENLVAEISENGLLLSEDAFGNYVVQFILELKIPSATSKLTSQFEGNYVHLSSQKFSSHVVEKCLLVCEEVRTNVIHELLSSSCFDRLLQDPHANYVIQTALRVSEGNLHNSLVDAIETHKSISRNSPYSKRIFSQKLLKR; this comes from the exons ATGGTCATCAATGCCACCACTCAGTATCATCACGGTTTTGCTCATGCATCGTGTGTGACTCAGAAAATGAGTGCTGCTGAAGCCTCGAAGCGCAAGACTGCGTTTGCATCATCGAACTCCCCCATGAGCGGCTTCTCCCTGCAACCCGGCTTGTTCTCCGGCGATGGGAGGTCTCCTTCGGATATGGGATCACTTTCCCCGCCCCAATTCGACGAATTCAACGTTTCTGGGGGCGGATTGTGTTTGGATTTGAAGAGGGGGAATGAGGGCAGCTTAGCTGATTTGCACAAGAGCTTTAGTGGTATGTGCATTAGGGATGAGTACGGTGCTCAGTCGCGTAACGGGAGCAGCCGGAGTTTGGGGGGTTCTGATTTATTTAGGAATAGTTTTAACGTCTCTGCTGCTTCGGGTGTGGGGGAAATGGCGCACGATCAGGGAATGGCGAACTTGTTGGCGTCGCGGTATTCTTCCCTTAGTCACTCTGATATGAGGCTTGGTTGGTCTGATTTTGGAAGGCAAAATGGTTTGGCTAACAACGGTTTCCCAATGGGATTCGTGTTGCCAAACGCACCGCCTTCTTTAGATAGTCCGTTAGTTGGAAATGGAAACAGTTCTCCCTTCTATCCTCCGCAGAGCAGGAAGAGCCTGATTGAATCTAGTGATTCTTTTTACTCTCTGTCGCCTCGTTATAGTGAGGATAGCTTGATTCGTTTTAACGAAAGAAACAAGGTGGTGCCTCTGCGTGTGAGGGTGCCTAGAGGGAGCGTTGAGCCCTTTGGCAGGGAGGATAGCTTGATCATCCAGGGGGAAGGTCTCAATCACGCGATTGCAAGGCAAGGCATGAAGGGTTTCCATCATGAGAATGGCGTGTGGAAGGCTCACGAGAGGAGGTCGCAGCTGGAAGACCATCTCCGCACTGCTGAGAGTCCGAAGATGCACTGCCCTTTCAACCGGCCGATGAAGTTCAGCTCCCTTGCTGAAGCACAAGGATACATCTATCACATAGCCAAGGACCAGCAAGGTTGTCGGTTCTTGCAGAGGATGTTTGATGATGGAAATTCTCTGGATGTGCAGATCATATTCAACGAGATAATCGATCATGCAGTTGAGCTGATGATGAACCCTTTCGGAAACTATCTTATGCAAAAGCTGTTGGAAGTGTGCAATGAGGAGCAGAGGATGCACATACTGTTTAGGGTGACTGAGGAGCCAGGGAAGCTCGTTAGGATCTCTTTAAATACACACGG CACTCGTGTGGTGCAGAAGCTGGTTGAAACTCTCAAGACAAAGCAGCAAATTTCCCTAGTTATCTCAGCCCTCGAATCGGGATTTCTAGCTCTGATCAAAGATTTAAATGGGAATCACGTTATTCAGAGGTGCTTGCAATCCTTCCCGGCTGAAGATAGTAAG TTCATTTTTGTTGCGGCTGCAAAGTACTGTGTTGACATTGCAACACATCAGCATGGATGCTGTGTTCTACAACGCTGCATCAGCCATTCGACTGGGGAGCATCGTGAAAATTTAGTTGCCGAGATTTCAGAGAATGGACTTCTGCTCTCAGAAGATGCATTTGG AAATTATGTGGTTCAGTTCATCTTGGAGCTAAAGATCCCATCTGCCACATCCAAATTGACATCTCAGTTTGAGGGAAACTATGTGCACCTTTCTTCACAAAAGTTCAGCAGCCACGTCGTTGAAAAGTGTCTTTTGGTATGTGAGGAGGTTCGGACAAACGTCATCCATGAACTGCTCTCTTCTTCCTGCTTCGATCGCTTGCTTCAGGACCCACACGCAAACTACGTTATCCAAACAGCTCTCCGTGTTTCTGAG GGAAACCTCCACAATTCCTTGGTCGACGCCATTGAAACTCACAAGTCAATCTCACGTAACAGCCCCTACTCGAAGAGGATTTTCTCGCAAAAGCTTTTGAAGAGGTGA
- the LOC121743366 gene encoding putative pumilio homolog 8, chloroplastic isoform X1, whose amino-acid sequence MKNDDEIDMLLGEIPHATSSLNLQEMVINATTQYHHGFAHASCVTQKMSAAEASKRKTAFASSNSPMSGFSLQPGLFSGDGRSPSDMGSLSPPQFDEFNVSGGGLCLDLKRGNEGSLADLHKSFSGMCIRDEYGAQSRNGSSRSLGGSDLFRNSFNVSAASGVGEMAHDQGMANLLASRYSSLSHSDMRLGWSDFGRQNGLANNGFPMGFVLPNAPPSLDSPLVGNGNSSPFYPPQSRKSLIESSDSFYSLSPRYSEDSLIRFNERNKVVPLRVRVPRGSVEPFGREDSLIIQGEGLNHAIARQGMKGFHHENGVWKAHERRSQLEDHLRTAESPKMHCPFNRPMKFSSLAEAQGYIYHIAKDQQGCRFLQRMFDDGNSLDVQIIFNEIIDHAVELMMNPFGNYLMQKLLEVCNEEQRMHILFRVTEEPGKLVRISLNTHGTRVVQKLVETLKTKQQISLVISALESGFLALIKDLNGNHVIQRCLQSFPAEDSKFIFVAAAKYCVDIATHQHGCCVLQRCISHSTGEHRENLVAEISENGLLLSEDAFGNYVVQFILELKIPSATSKLTSQFEGNYVHLSSQKFSSHVVEKCLLVCEEVRTNVIHELLSSSCFDRLLQDPHANYVIQTALRVSEGNLHNSLVDAIETHKSISRNSPYSKRIFSQKLLKR is encoded by the exons atGAAGAATGATGACGAGATAGATATGTTATTAGGCGAGATCCCTCACGCAACATCATCACTTAATCTTCAGGAAATGGTCATCAATGCCACCACTCAGTATCATCACGGTTTTGCTCATGCATCGTGTGTGACTCAGAAAATGAGTGCTGCTGAAGCCTCGAAGCGCAAGACTGCGTTTGCATCATCGAACTCCCCCATGAGCGGCTTCTCCCTGCAACCCGGCTTGTTCTCCGGCGATGGGAGGTCTCCTTCGGATATGGGATCACTTTCCCCGCCCCAATTCGACGAATTCAACGTTTCTGGGGGCGGATTGTGTTTGGATTTGAAGAGGGGGAATGAGGGCAGCTTAGCTGATTTGCACAAGAGCTTTAGTGGTATGTGCATTAGGGATGAGTACGGTGCTCAGTCGCGTAACGGGAGCAGCCGGAGTTTGGGGGGTTCTGATTTATTTAGGAATAGTTTTAACGTCTCTGCTGCTTCGGGTGTGGGGGAAATGGCGCACGATCAGGGAATGGCGAACTTGTTGGCGTCGCGGTATTCTTCCCTTAGTCACTCTGATATGAGGCTTGGTTGGTCTGATTTTGGAAGGCAAAATGGTTTGGCTAACAACGGTTTCCCAATGGGATTCGTGTTGCCAAACGCACCGCCTTCTTTAGATAGTCCGTTAGTTGGAAATGGAAACAGTTCTCCCTTCTATCCTCCGCAGAGCAGGAAGAGCCTGATTGAATCTAGTGATTCTTTTTACTCTCTGTCGCCTCGTTATAGTGAGGATAGCTTGATTCGTTTTAACGAAAGAAACAAGGTGGTGCCTCTGCGTGTGAGGGTGCCTAGAGGGAGCGTTGAGCCCTTTGGCAGGGAGGATAGCTTGATCATCCAGGGGGAAGGTCTCAATCACGCGATTGCAAGGCAAGGCATGAAGGGTTTCCATCATGAGAATGGCGTGTGGAAGGCTCACGAGAGGAGGTCGCAGCTGGAAGACCATCTCCGCACTGCTGAGAGTCCGAAGATGCACTGCCCTTTCAACCGGCCGATGAAGTTCAGCTCCCTTGCTGAAGCACAAGGATACATCTATCACATAGCCAAGGACCAGCAAGGTTGTCGGTTCTTGCAGAGGATGTTTGATGATGGAAATTCTCTGGATGTGCAGATCATATTCAACGAGATAATCGATCATGCAGTTGAGCTGATGATGAACCCTTTCGGAAACTATCTTATGCAAAAGCTGTTGGAAGTGTGCAATGAGGAGCAGAGGATGCACATACTGTTTAGGGTGACTGAGGAGCCAGGGAAGCTCGTTAGGATCTCTTTAAATACACACGG CACTCGTGTGGTGCAGAAGCTGGTTGAAACTCTCAAGACAAAGCAGCAAATTTCCCTAGTTATCTCAGCCCTCGAATCGGGATTTCTAGCTCTGATCAAAGATTTAAATGGGAATCACGTTATTCAGAGGTGCTTGCAATCCTTCCCGGCTGAAGATAGTAAG TTCATTTTTGTTGCGGCTGCAAAGTACTGTGTTGACATTGCAACACATCAGCATGGATGCTGTGTTCTACAACGCTGCATCAGCCATTCGACTGGGGAGCATCGTGAAAATTTAGTTGCCGAGATTTCAGAGAATGGACTTCTGCTCTCAGAAGATGCATTTGG AAATTATGTGGTTCAGTTCATCTTGGAGCTAAAGATCCCATCTGCCACATCCAAATTGACATCTCAGTTTGAGGGAAACTATGTGCACCTTTCTTCACAAAAGTTCAGCAGCCACGTCGTTGAAAAGTGTCTTTTGGTATGTGAGGAGGTTCGGACAAACGTCATCCATGAACTGCTCTCTTCTTCCTGCTTCGATCGCTTGCTTCAGGACCCACACGCAAACTACGTTATCCAAACAGCTCTCCGTGTTTCTGAG GGAAACCTCCACAATTCCTTGGTCGACGCCATTGAAACTCACAAGTCAATCTCACGTAACAGCCCCTACTCGAAGAGGATTTTCTCGCAAAAGCTTTTGAAGAGGTGA